Within Kineothrix sp. MB12-C1, the genomic segment CCGTTACGATATAGGCGCCATTTCGAATCAATTCCTTCGCACGCTCTACGGCTCCCTCTGAGAAAATCATAGTATCCGCATACTCGAAATCTGCACTGGTATGAATGGCTCTCTTAATAACCATTTCATTTTCCTTCTCCAAAGTAATTCCCCTCTCTTCCAACTCTTTTGTAATGATCTCGAAACTCCTTTTTTCGATTTCATTCGGCAGAACGAATTCTATCCCATTCATCTTATCAGCCACATCCTTTCTGCTTTTCAATTTCTTTCAATAAACATCTATTTTCTTCCGCTGTTCTCACTGCTGCACGGTAAAACCCTTTACCAAGTCCTCTGAAATTGCTGCAGTCTCTAATTAAGATTCCTCTCTCCAGAAGTTTTTCATATAGGGGATACTCCGAATAAAATAGCAAATAATCTGCCTCGGAAGGAAATACCTTAATTCCCATCTGCTGCAACTTGCCTGTCATATATTCTCTTTCCCGTTTTACGAACGCTGCCGTATATGCGATGTAGTCTTTTTCTCCGCAGGCGTTTACCCCCGCTGCTTGTGCGAAGGAGGATAGATTCCATTCCGGGAGCTGCCTTTTTATTTTCTGAAGAAGTACTTCTTCTGCGCATAGAAGATAGCCGAGCCGCACTCCGGGTATGGCAAAAATCTTAGTAAACGAACGAACGACAATAAGGTTAGGCCATTTATTGATTGATAGCTTGAGAGAGAGCTCCCCTTCTCCTTCCACAAACTCCAGGAAGCACTCGTCCAAAACTACGATAATATCCAGCTTCTTACATACTTTCAATACTGCTTCTAAAAAGACCGGGGCTATTAAGTTCCCCGTCGGATTGTTTGGATTGGCAAGAAAGAGAATATCAATTCCCCTCTTTAGAAAAGCAAGGAACTCTCTATTCAGGTTGAAACCTTCCTCCTCCTTCATTTTATAAAATAAAATCTCACTATCAGACGCTGCCGCTGCATATTCATAACCGAAAAAGGAGGGGACCGGAATCATTATTTTCTTCGGCAGCAGTCCATGTACAATGGACATAAATAGCTCCGAGGCTCCGTTTCCACAGAGAATATGCTCCTTATTTACTCCGTCCTTTGCGGCGATGGCAGCCAGCAATTTCTCGTTCCTTATATCCGGGTAGCTTCCACAGTTTACGATTGACTCCTGCAATGCATTTTTCACACTTTCAGGCATGCCAAAGGGATTGCTATTAATAGAAAAATCTATATTCACTCGATTGCGGTAGATATCTCCTCCGTGCATTTTTCTATCCTTTCCCAAAGTTATCTTACTTTTATTTAATGAGTATCCTAAATGTAATGAACATCGCCAACAGGCAGATTCCTTCGCATAAAATGGCAGCAGAATATAATAATCGGTTCGACCTAACAATATCTTTTGCTTCCACAATCCGGAGCTCATCGCCAATATAAGGTTTCTTCACCGTCTTACCAAAATAGGTTGCATCTCCGGCAAGCCTTAGCCCAAGTGCCCCGGCGCACGTTGCTTCCGTCTGTGCCGAGTTGGGGCTGGCATGTTGGTATCTGTCTCTTCGATAAATAATAAAGGCTTGTTTCGCATCGAAGTCTTTTCCCAGGAAAAAACAGGATATCACCATCAACCATGCGCTAATTCTTGCCGGAAGATAATTCACCATATCATCCAGTTTCGCCGCTGCTCTTCCAAAGAAAAGATATTTCTCATTCTTATAACCCACCATAGAATCCATCGTATTTATCGCTTTATACAACCATCCTAAGACAGGCCCTCCGATAGCAAGATAGAGCATGGGTGCAATAACTCCGTCGGAAAGATTTTCCGCTACCGTTTCAATTGCCGCCTTTGCCACGCCTGCTTCATTGAGACTTTTCGTATCCCTTCCCACAATCATGGATACTGCTTTTCTCGCTCCTTCCAGATTTTCATCCTCTAATTGCTTGTATACCTTCGTACTCTCTGTCTTCAAGCATTTTAGGGCGAGCGCCTGATAGGTCATTATGCTATGTATCAGAACTCCTGTCATGGGGTGGAGCCAATAGGCAAGATACAGCACAAGCCATACCATCATCCCCGTCACACTAAGAACGACCAACACAAGCATCTTCCCTCTTCTTTCTTTGCTTTTCTCCGATATTTCCCCTGTTCTATCCATCGGTAATAGAAATTGTTCCATCTTTACAATCAACCATCCTATGAAACGAACCGGATGAGGAAGGCAATACGGATCTCCCAAAATTAAGTCCAGAAGAAAACCTAAGAAAAAGCTTATCATATGATATTGGTACATCCTCTTTCCTCTCTTTCTGTCATTTTCCAAAGCAATTACGAAACTATGATTGGGATGTGAACAGTAACGATGAATTCCATAGTCTCACAACTTTCTGATCTGTCCAATATAGGGCGGTCTTCCTATAGAAAGCTCGCAGATATACCCCTCTCCGTTTCCGCATTGAAATCCATAGTATTCCCCTTCTCCAAAGGTACTTAAGATCGCCATAATCGTTCCCCCATGTACGACAGCCGCTGCCGCACACTCCGGATTTCCTTCTCCGTCGCTTATAAGCTCTGCCATCTTTTTACAAAATAGGAAGAATCCCTTTCTACATCTATCCTGGAGTTCTTCTTTGCTTTCTCCCTGCGGAAAAGGCAAACTTCCATCACTGTCTATCCATTTTTGATAATCACGGCTGCCGCTCAATTCCTTATAGGTCTTTCCTTCAAAACTTCCGAAATCAATTTCCTTCCAATCTTCTATCAAAATATCAGGGGCCCTTTTATAAATAAGCTTTGCGGTCTCCATGCAGCGCTTCATGGGACTTGCAATTAATATATCCGCCGGTGGATATATTCCTTTCTCCGCCGCCCCTTTTATTTCATCCCGCCCCTTCTCGCTTAGAGGCTCATTTGTCCTTGCCCCGGCGTATCTTCCCTCTTCATTTGCCGTTGTCGCTCCATGGCGTATGAGTATCAGTTTCATTTAATTCTTTGCCCCAATCCACATATAATCCGCTCCACCTTATCTGCCTTCCCCGCAATCTCACATAAGCATCTGCCCAAACGTTCCCTATACTCCCTTTCCACCTCATCCATAGGCACAATGCCATTTCCTATCTCATTGCCGATAATGATCATATCCGGATGCTCCGCCAGCATTCGTTCCACCATCTCCTCCGGCATTTCTTCTTTTTGTATCGTGCGGCGAAACCATTCATGAAAATTATTGATTACTTTCTTATTTCCCTGCTCATATTGGATTTCTTCCTTCCCCCCATCCATCACGTCCTCTATCCGATAACCGGTTCGTCTCAAAACATATGCCAATTTCCCTTGTGCATATCCACCTATATATAATTCCATCACCACACCTCTTATCTTTCTCGCAACTACTTTATTCCTAATCCAAAGGAGGCAACTAACATAATGGCTATCTCGCATAACAAGGTGAAGTATCCAGAGGTATCTCCGGTAATTCCTCCGAATTCCTTCGTACATTTCTGTCTATAATAGAAAAGAAGAAGGATACATGCGAAAAGAGCTGCTACACCTATTTTTCCTGCGAAGAAGATCATGATACCCCCGCATAGCAACAGCTGCAGATATAGAAGTATCCGTACTGCTGTCTTTTGCGCACTACCGGAAAAGGTATATAATAATCCATCCTTTTTTGCACAGGAAAAGGTTACCACGCTAATTCCGCTAAGAATCCGGGAAAGGTAAAAGCCTGCCGCTACGATCACCATCGCTTCTTTTCCCTCTATTTCCATATAAGCACCGATATAAATGAAATAATAAACAAGGGTGCCGATAACAGCAAAAGCACCGATATGTGCATCTTTTAATATTGCGAGCCTTTTTTCCTTATCTTGATAAGAGGAAAGAGCATCCATCGTATCCATATATCCATCCAAATGAATTCCTCCCGAGAGTAAGATAGGAAGCGCAGTTCCGATAAGAACAAAACAACCTCTGCTTATTCCTTTGTTCTCGCAAAGCAAGCTCCAGGAAAATACAACTGCTCCTATCACAATCCCTACCAAAGGAAAGAAAGCAATCATATATTTCATCTCCCTTTCCTTCCATTCAAACTGCGGAACCGGTATCCCCGAAAACATAGAAAAAGCAATTACTATCGATTTCAATATGAACATCCAATTAACCATGCCTTTCCACATTATTTCACCCTTATCGGTATACCCACTACCACTTCGATCACCTGATCTGCAATTCCGGAAATCCTTCCGTTTACTCTGCCGAGCAACTCCATATACTGAATTGTCATTTCATCATATCCGCCGCCATCTTCAAATACATTATTTGTTACGATAACCAGGTGCTTTGCCGCTGCCGCCAATTGTTCTATCCCACTTACGATACGTTGCTCAATCTGCGTGATATCCCCTTCTCTTCCTTCACCCTTTGTAAACATCTCATTTGCTATCAGGTTAGACATACATTCCAGAAGAATGGCTGAAGATTTCTCAATTTGATTTGTTACTTCCCCAATATCCATCGGCTGTTCTATTGTAAGGAACCCTCTCCCCTCTCTCTGTCTCCTATGCCTGTACACCTTGTTCCGCCCTTCTTCATCATAGACCTGCATAGTTGCCAGATAATAGACGGGGACGGTCTCCGCAAGAGATAATATCTTCTGTTCCGCATAAGCAGACTTCCCACTTCCGCTGCCGCCAAATATAACAATTACCATTTTTATCCCCCATGCCCGTCTCAGCGGACTCAAAATCAATTATAATCCCTATAAAAAGCGCCTATATGCTCTTACACCGATGTCCTGAAAGCCTGTATGACCCTTATATACCGAAAGGGCAATGTCCAAAAGCGAAAACATCATTACCGCTCCACTCCCTTCGCCGAGTGCCATATCAGCGGTAATCACAGGATAAAGCCCTAATTCTTCCATTACCTTTTTAGCCGCCGGTTCTCTACTCATATGGGAGGGAATCAAGAATTCTTTTACTCCCGGCAGCATACGCTGGGCTGTTAAAGCGGCTACTGCACTGATAACACCGTCCACTACAATCGGAATATGAAACAGAGCACCACCGATAAAAACTCCTACTAATCCTGCAATATCGAGCCCTCCTACCGCAGCCAGAATGCCAAGAGAATCCTCTTGTGATAATTGATGAGTTTTAAGCGCCTGTTCAATCACCTTCGTCTTATGCCGAAGACCTTCCTCGCTTAACCCTGCTCCTTTCCCTACCGTTTCCCTTACCGAGCATCCGAGAAGTGCAGAAGATACCGCTGCGCTGGTCGTTGTATTTCCTATCCCCATCTCCCCTGTGGCAAGAATCCGATATCCCTTTTCCTTGCACTCCTGCACTAGTTTAAGACCGATTTCCATCGCTTGTAGCGCCTCTTCCCTCGTCATAGCCGGAGCCTTTAAGAAATTTCTCGTTCCGTAGGCAACCTTCCTTGGCAAGATTCCTTCTATGCTCATTTCCCGATTGATTCCTATATCCACCGGTATTAC encodes:
- the cobT gene encoding nicotinate-nucleotide--dimethylbenzimidazole phosphoribosyltransferase, whose amino-acid sequence is MTEKEWQSLYIHKPDDTIRQMIKERWDNIAKPLDGLGQFEEITARIGAILKSEDIDISKKAVIVMCADNGIVEEGISQSGQEVTSSVAISMAEGTSSICRMAKIAGTDVIPVDIGINREMSIEGILPRKVAYGTRNFLKAPAMTREEALQAMEIGLKLVQECKEKGYRILATGEMGIGNTTTSAAVSSALLGCSVRETVGKGAGLSEEGLRHKTKVIEQALKTHQLSQEDSLGILAAVGGLDIAGLVGVFIGGALFHIPIVVDGVISAVAALTAQRMLPGVKEFLIPSHMSREPAAKKVMEELGLYPVITADMALGEGSGAVMMFSLLDIALSVYKGHTGFQDIGVRAYRRFL
- a CDS encoding adenosylcobinamide-GDP ribazoletransferase, translated to MVNWMFILKSIVIAFSMFSGIPVPQFEWKEREMKYMIAFFPLVGIVIGAVVFSWSLLCENKGISRGCFVLIGTALPILLSGGIHLDGYMDTMDALSSYQDKEKRLAILKDAHIGAFAVIGTLVYYFIYIGAYMEIEGKEAMVIVAAGFYLSRILSGISVVTFSCAKKDGLLYTFSGSAQKTAVRILLYLQLLLCGGIMIFFAGKIGVAALFACILLLFYYRQKCTKEFGGITGDTSGYFTLLCEIAIMLVASFGLGIK
- a CDS encoding bifunctional adenosylcobinamide kinase/adenosylcobinamide-phosphate guanylyltransferase, whose protein sequence is MELYIGGYAQGKLAYVLRRTGYRIEDVMDGGKEEIQYEQGNKKVINNFHEWFRRTIQKEEMPEEMVERMLAEHPDMIIIGNEIGNGIVPMDEVEREYRERLGRCLCEIAGKADKVERIICGLGQRIK
- the cbiB gene encoding adenosylcobinamide-phosphate synthase CbiB, with translation MYQYHMISFFLGFLLDLILGDPYCLPHPVRFIGWLIVKMEQFLLPMDRTGEISEKSKERRGKMLVLVVLSVTGMMVWLVLYLAYWLHPMTGVLIHSIMTYQALALKCLKTESTKVYKQLEDENLEGARKAVSMIVGRDTKSLNEAGVAKAAIETVAENLSDGVIAPMLYLAIGGPVLGWLYKAINTMDSMVGYKNEKYLFFGRAAAKLDDMVNYLPARISAWLMVISCFFLGKDFDAKQAFIIYRRDRYQHASPNSAQTEATCAGALGLRLAGDATYFGKTVKKPYIGDELRIVEAKDIVRSNRLLYSAAILCEGICLLAMFITFRILIK
- a CDS encoding bifunctional adenosylcobinamide kinase/adenosylcobinamide-phosphate guanylyltransferase, whose product is MVIVIFGGSGSGKSAYAEQKILSLAETVPVYYLATMQVYDEEGRNKVYRHRRQREGRGFLTIEQPMDIGEVTNQIEKSSAILLECMSNLIANEMFTKGEGREGDITQIEQRIVSGIEQLAAAAKHLVIVTNNVFEDGGGYDEMTIQYMELLGRVNGRISGIADQVIEVVVGIPIRVK
- a CDS encoding pyridoxal phosphate-dependent aminotransferase yields the protein MHGGDIYRNRVNIDFSINSNPFGMPESVKNALQESIVNCGSYPDIRNEKLLAAIAAKDGVNKEHILCGNGASELFMSIVHGLLPKKIMIPVPSFFGYEYAAAASDSEILFYKMKEEEGFNLNREFLAFLKRGIDILFLANPNNPTGNLIAPVFLEAVLKVCKKLDIIVVLDECFLEFVEGEGELSLKLSINKWPNLIVVRSFTKIFAIPGVRLGYLLCAEEVLLQKIKRQLPEWNLSSFAQAAGVNACGEKDYIAYTAAFVKREREYMTGKLQQMGIKVFPSEADYLLFYSEYPLYEKLLERGILIRDCSNFRGLGKGFYRAAVRTAEENRCLLKEIEKQKGCG
- a CDS encoding histidine phosphatase family protein — its product is MKLILIRHGATTANEEGRYAGARTNEPLSEKGRDEIKGAAEKGIYPPADILIASPMKRCMETAKLIYKRAPDILIEDWKEIDFGSFEGKTYKELSGSRDYQKWIDSDGSLPFPQGESKEELQDRCRKGFFLFCKKMAELISDGEGNPECAAAAVVHGGTIMAILSTFGEGEYYGFQCGNGEGYICELSIGRPPYIGQIRKL